A genomic window from Bdellovibrio sp. SKB1291214 includes:
- a CDS encoding response regulator, with protein MKIRFTVIDDAAFLRELIKNIMSNAGHICVGEAENGNDGIRLVDSVLPDLVFLDMVMPNRNGLEAARAIKESHPDIKIVGCSTIDNDAMIEKAHEAGFDAYITKPFTKDNLLMVVSKVLSQLGESSHGRT; from the coding sequence ATGAAGATACGTTTTACAGTTATCGATGATGCGGCCTTTCTGCGCGAGCTTATAAAAAATATTATGAGTAACGCTGGCCATATTTGCGTCGGCGAAGCAGAAAATGGAAATGACGGAATTCGTTTAGTCGATTCTGTTCTGCCCGATTTAGTTTTTCTGGATATGGTGATGCCCAACCGCAATGGTTTAGAAGCGGCTCGCGCGATCAAAGAATCTCATCCTGATATAAAAATTGTTGGATGCTCGACAATCGATAATGACGCCATGATTGAAAAGGCGCACGAGGCTGGCTTTGATGCGTACATCACTAAGCCATTCACTAAAGACAATTTACTAATGGTCGTTTCAAAAGTGTTATCGCAACTGGGGGAATCTTCGCATGGAAGAACTTAA